The following proteins come from a genomic window of Anopheles ziemanni chromosome 3, idAnoZiCoDA_A2_x.2, whole genome shotgun sequence:
- the LOC131283990 gene encoding maternal effect protein oskar, whose product MVQPVYARLSESDEELMNHLRSVIITRSRDGATIDEIIEDYLELTGKHLLDNFLCRNDLMTYLSMIDGIWYSTEGTQSVILWYCSTPRTKHLVDMIKQQKASQTAGGHSYRHYMAREVVLENEVVDNYGNNLNPSTGMGCGIKPSAPVVTFATTAQENWRMPSVAATRRPTTRQFRYRRPQREVRHRPYTRPETTSYGPSWRRPRSCELDYCKYGPSFHQHQLLGDDFFLAIAKWELKYSFDPGHDIEMCGLCISGLTLSDAAMRIQVAPYIAGQVLINVGTVDLLHGRVMIDLIHDFELLMARFRDRNVEPIVTTLAPIANSGGRTIMAERLLKFNEYIRRTCPRYIDLWKYFVHADGSCRFELYQPGPRTVTGSIRPHVLWNKLGRHHLMSVIGHEIAAQLTGSTSAQLLTPHYGLGSVGIVC is encoded by the exons ATGGTCCAACCCGTGTACGCTAGGCTTAGCGAAAGTGACGAGGAATTGATGAACCACTTGCGCAGTGTGATCATCACGCGTTCGAGGGATGGAGCGACAATCGATGAAATTATAG AAGACTATTTGGAACTGACGGGGAAACATTTGTTGGACAATTTCTTATGCCGCAACGATCTTATGACTTACCTGTCTATGATCGATGGAATTTGGTACTCGACCGAGGGTACACAGAGCGTTATACTGTGGTACTGTAGCACGCCCAGGACGAAACATCTTGTCGACATGATCAAGCAGCAGAAAGCTTCGCAGACTGCTGGTGGTCACTCCTATCGTCACTACATGGCACGTGAAGTGGTCCTCGAAAACGAGGTGGTAGACAACTATGGGAACAATCTCAATCCGTCTACTGGAATGGGATGTGGTATTAAACCTTCTGCTCCGGTCGTTACCTTCGCCACCACCGCTCAGGAGAATTGGCGGATGCCATCGGTGGCTGCAACGCGACGTCCAACAACACGACAGTTTCGCTACCGGAGACCACAGCGAGAGGTACGGCATCGGCCGTACACAAGACCCGAGACCACCAGCTACGGACCGAGCTGGAGACGGCCGAGGAGCTGTGAACTCGATTAT TGTAAGTACGGGCCATCGTTTCATCAACATCAGCTGCTTGGGGATGACTTTTTTCTAGCCATAGCGAAATGGGAATTGAAGTACTCTTTTGACCCAG GCCATGACATCGAGATGTGTGGATTGTGCATCTCGGGATTAACTCTCTCCGATGCAGCGATGCGAATTCAGGTGGCGCCGTACATCGCCGGTCAAGTTCTAATCAACGTTGGTACGGTGGACCTTCTGCATGGTCGGGTAATGATCGATCTGATACACGACTTCGAGCTGCTGATGGCTCGGTTCCGTGATCGAAACGTCGAACCGATCGTGACAACCCTCGCACCGATAGCGAACTCGGGTGGCCGAACGATCATGGCGGAGCGGCTACTAAAGTTCAACGAGTACATCCGGCGCACTTGTCCGCGCTACATCGACCTATGGAAGTACTTTGTCCATGCGGACGGAAGCTGTCGGTTTGAGCTTTACCAGCCTGGACCACGCACCGTCACCGGCAGCATTCGACCCCACGTGCTGTGGAACAAACTAGGCCGGCATCATTTAATGAGTGTGATAGGACACGAAATAGCTGCCCAACTAACTGGCAGTACCTCGGCCCAGTTACTAACGCCACACTATGGGCTTGGCTCGGTCGGCATCGTATGCTGA
- the LOC131289312 gene encoding elongation factor 1-alpha 1-like produces the protein MGKEKTHINIVVIGHVDSGKSTTTGHLIYKCGGIDKRTIEKFEKEAQEMGKGSFKYAWVLDKLKAERERGITIDIALWKFETSRYYVTIIDAPGHRDFIKNMITGTSQADCAVLIVAAGTGEFEAGISKNGQTREHALLAFTLGVKQLIVGVNKMDSTDPPYHEARYEEIKKEVSSYIKKIGYNPASVAFVPISGWHGDNMLEPSDKMPWFKGWAVERKEGKAEGKTLIEALDNILPPSRPTDKALRLPLQDVYKIGGIGTVPVGRVETGVLKPGMVVVFAPVNITTEVKSVEMHHEALSEALPGDNVGFNVKNVSVKELRRGYVAGDSKASPPKGAADFTAQVIVLNHPGQIANGYTPVLDCHTAHIACKFAEIKEKCDRRSGKVTEENPKSIKSGDAAIVNLVPSKPLCVESFQEFPPLGRFAVRDMRQTVAVGVIKSVNFKEASGGKVTKAAEKAQKKK, from the exons atgGGCAAGGAGAAGACTCATATTaacatcgtcgtcatcggccACGTCGACTCGGGCAAGTCGACCACCACCGGCCACCTGATCTACAAGTGCGGCGGCATCGACAAGCGTACGATCGAGAAGTTCGAGAAGGAGGCGCAGGAGATGGGCAAGGGCTCGTTCAAGTACGCCTGGGTGCTGGACAAGCTGAAGGCGGAGCGCGAGCGTGGTATCACCATCGATATCGCGCTGTGGAAGTTCGAGACGTCCCGCTACTACGTCACCATCATCGACGCGCCGGGCCATCGCGATTTCATCAAGAACATGATCACCGGTACGTCGCAGGCCGACTGCGCCGTACTGATCGTCGCCGCCGGTACCGGCGAGTTCGAGGCCGGCATCTCCAAGAACGGCCAGACGCGCGAGCACGCCCTGCTGGCGTTCACGCTCGGCGTCAAGCAGCTGATCGTCGGCGTCAACAAGATGGACTCGACCGACCCGCCGTACCACGAGGCGCGCTACGAGGAAATCAAGAAGGAGGTGTCGTCGTACATCAAGAAGATCGGCTACAACCCGGCGTCGGTCGCGTTCGTGCCGATCTCGGGCTGGCACGGCGACAACATGCTCGAACCGTCGGACAAGATGCCGTGGTTCAAGGGATGGGCGGTGGAGCGCAAGGAGGGCAAGGCTGAGGGCAAGACGCTGATCGAGGCCCTGGACAACATCCTGCCGCCGTCGCGCCCAACCGACAAGGCGCTGCGTCTGCCCCTGCAGGACGTCTACAAGATCGGCGGTATCGGTACGGTACCGGTCGGTCGCGTTGAAACTGGCGTCCTCAAGCCAG GTATGGTGGTCGTGTTCGCCCCGGTCAACATCACCACTGAGGTAAAGTCGGTCGAGATGCACCACGAGGCGCTGTCCGAGGCCCTGCCCGGTGACAACGTGGGCTTCAACGTGAAGAACGTGTCGGTGAAGGAGCTGCGCCGTGGCTACGTTGCCGGCGACTCCAAGGCAAGCCCGCCGAAGGGTGCTGCCGACTTCACTGCTCAG GTCATCGTCCTGAACCACCCGGGACAGATCGCGAACGGCTACACGCCGGTGCTCGATTGCCACACCGCTCACATCGCGTGCAAGTTTGCCGAGATCAAGGAGAAGTGCGACCGCCGTTCGGGCAAGGTGACGGAGGAGAATCCGAAGTCGATCAAGTCCGGCGATGCCGCCATCGTCAACCTGGTGCCAAGCAAGCCGCTGTGCGTCGAGAGCTTCCAGGAGTTCCCGCCGCTCGGTCGGTTCGCCGTGCGCGACATGCGTCAGACGGTGGCCGTCGGCGTCATCAAGTCGGTCAACTTTAAGGAGGCGTCGGGCGGTAAAGTAACGAAGGCCGCCGAAAAGGCCCAGAAGAAGAAATAA
- the LOC131289576 gene encoding epoxide hydrolase 4-like: MAGQNQDYDVLEVLPKWEITKIYLRCLLANFVILLKWLYESVKCKVNPTAIMRRTIERTDFPNKPPIFMTDTNLGRHSYVKLENTKLHFVEAGNRSNPIVILLHGFPDCWFGWRYQISELTHYFHVIALDLKGFNDSDKPHWRFEYTPKKVCEDLRKFLIAISAKSVSIIGHDLGATIGWYFAHTNPEMVEKFVSVSTPHPNLLWDNLPKSSPFNRNWLEFVQLPVLPEMELKHTADKILRRCYPHVAKEKLYLSGTNGSMTNNLMEAYKYSFCQTDDWRGPLNYYRNFLFYRIREGEIIQCPCLIIAGNDDRFYKLETVVKSAEFCENVMIKIIEQSGRAPHQEMATEFNSTLLKFLIGKKFSQKPSEIQPTSSRGLVGRMFGGIGTVANSTVKLGNNLRETYAFANPLNGVPNFMIKG; the protein is encoded by the exons ATGGCGGGCCAAAATCAAGACTATGACGTGCTGGAGGTGCTCCCGAAGTGGGAAATCACAAAAATCTATCTCCGTTGCCTGTTGGCCAACTTTGTGATCCTCCTCAAGTGGTTGTACGAGAGCGTGAAGTGCAAGGTGAACCCAACCGCTATCATGCGCCGGACTATTGAGCGCACCGACTTTCCGAACAAACCACCGATCTTCATGACCGACACCAACTTGGGCCGGCATTCGTACGTCAAGCTGGAG AACACAAAGCTACACTTCGTCGAAGCCGGCAATCGTAGCAACCCGATCGTGATACTTTTGCATGGATTTCCGGATTGTTGGTTCGGCTGGCGGTATCAG ATATCGGAGCTGACTCATTATTTTCACGTTATCGCACTGGACTTAAAAGGATTCAATGATTCCGACAAGCCGCACTGGCGGTTCGAGTACACGCCGAAAAAAGTGTGCGAGGATTTGCGCAAATTTCTGATTGCCATCAGTGCTAAAAGTGTGTCCATCATTGGCCATGACCTGGGGGCAACTATTGG TTGGTACTTTGCCCACACCAACccggaaatggttgaaaaattcGTGAGCGTGTCCACGCCGCATCCGAACCTGCTGTGGGATAATCTCCCAAAAAGTTCACCTTTCAACCGAAACTGGTTAGAGTTTGTGCAG TTGCCAGTATTACCGGAAATGGAGCTTAAGCACACGGCCGATAAAATATTGCGTCGCTGCTATCCCCACGTCGCGAAGGAGAAACTTTACCTCTCCGGTACGAACGGTTCAATGACCAACAATCTGATGGAGGCGTACAAGTATAGCTTCTGCCAGACGGACGACTGGCGGGGGCCGTTGAACTACTATCGAAACTTTCTGTTCTACCGCATACGGGAAGGGGAGATCATCCAGTGCCCGTGTCTGATCATTGCGGGGAACGACGATCGGTTCTACAAACTGGAAACGGTGGTGAAAAGTGCCGAGTTTTGTGAAAATGTTATGATAAAGATCATTGAACAGTCCGGTCGCGCGCCGCACCAGGAGATGGCAACGGAGTTCAACAGTACCCTACTTAAATTTCTTATTG GAAAAAAGTTCTCTCAAAAACCATCAGAAATCCAGCCAACTTCCTCGAGGGGTCTCGTAGGGCGTATGTTTGGAGGCATAGGAACCGTGGCCAACAGTACGGTTAAGCTCGGAAACAACCTTCGGGAAACTTACGCCTTTGCTAACCCGTTAAATGGAGTTCCTAATTTTATGATCAAAGGTTGA
- the LOC131284584 gene encoding translation machinery-associated protein 16 homolog — protein MPIPDDLVLTKPKQTVIKELAKCKHPQSRKTLALARKIKKISNREKIKLGHAAKANIIGKKLAWFAEKLEGREQPLQPSEYEQLIDLYLQRFDEELEQIKIVQSIGKHRATQHAARESVIKTTLGSEVQNFNSGGGLELPDLCDPVQFKLFQDWDGNAASIQHLTLKFISRKSLQASNAMAKEDKMTE, from the exons ATGCCCATTCCTGACGATCTAGTGCTTACAAAG CCTAAACAAACAGTTATCAAAGAGTTAGCAAAATGTAAACATCCCCAAAGCAGGAAAACTCTTGCCTTGGCTCGGAAGATAAAGAA GATAAGTAATCGCGAGAAGATTAAACTGGGACATGCGGCCAAAGCGAACATTATCGGGAAGAAGTTAGCATGGTTTGCGGAAAAGCTGGAAGGCCGAGAACAACCTCTACAGCCGTCGGAATATGAACAGCTCATCGATCTGTATCTGCAGCGATTCGATGAGGAGCTCGAGCAAATTAAAATCGTACAGTCAATCGGAAAACATCGCGCAACTCAACACGCAGCACGAGAATCGGTTATTAAAACGACACTAGGAAGTGAGGTGCAAAACTTCAACAGCGGCGGTGGCCTCGAACTTCCCGATTTGTGTGATCCGGTACAGTTCAAATTATTCCAGGACTGGGATGGCAATGCGGCCAGTATACAGCATTTAACACTAAAATTCATCTCAAGGAAATCACTTCAAGCATCAAACGCGATGGCAAAAGAGGACAAAATGACTGAATAA
- the LOC131287406 gene encoding uncharacterized protein LOC131287406, with the protein MLKRKWSNKQYCADVEADPFDFAYRGSVFDPLRDANRVPSVPEHINDSSGNDAMELIEDIQLPAHRLSAKVRQQYLFYLDKMLRKNYQSWLSVYNAKDNPFSEDEVMQCAEAIEMRAVQSCMITSLYRNFILKKIGEIRKQTAVGILHPNLTDVKFKPALIKREQCHIGVQTELDESVQLDTQSQDISSAIQSGSLRNVPVLSLEEKMRLFEGKCITQDKQMNDVPTCSWNEQPNVNSSGQGENAVPEKMQLTELKPSQLRNDAMDDEILKELQAMFEPANDEANIFEWSEDQGQVKAIISEIEQADLSKGQHKTSHTLEAAQNTPSPRIDGNRLAEAIAPNLPPDPEDLRRSMWPCELHMQRMKLRGLLVRIAEDDYRRYENLVQSQFVTLFGEDDGEEQDLGPYSPSIELNDVLVSSCRQRIAKWVVQALMRPLNDGLIENRFLFKKLAKRLADNIIYLNQYPDRRFVRDYITDYFCAHSNIKNINDIT; encoded by the exons ATGCTCAAAAGAAAATG GAGTAACAAGCAATACTGCGCCGATGTAGAAGCCGATCCATTCGATTTTGCCTACCGTGGGAGTGTGTTTGATCCATTGAGGGATGCTAACCGCGTGCCCTCAGTGCCGGAGCACATAAATGATTCCTCCGGGAACGACGCAATGGAATTGATCGAGGACATACAGCTACCCGCCCATCGGTTGTCGGCCAAAGTTCGGCagcaatatttgttttacttggATAAAATGTTGAGGAAAAACTATCAATCATGGTTGTCTGTTTACAACGCCAAAGATAATCCGTTCAGCGAGGATGAAGTGATGCAATGTGCGGAGGCGATCGAGATGCGGGCG GTACAGTCTTGTATGATTACTTCACTTTAtaggaattttattttaaaaaag ATAGGAGAAATCCGGAAGCAAACAGCGGTTGGTATCCTGCATCCCAATCTGACGGATGTTAAGTTTAAACCGGCACTGATCAAAAGAGAACAGTGCCACATTGGAGTACAAACGGAGCTTGATGAGTCGGTCCAGCTAGACACGCAAAGCCAAGATATTAGTAGTGCCATCCAATCGGGATCGCTGAGAAACGTGCCTGTACTGAGCCTGGAAGAAAAGATGCGACTATTTGAAGGAAAATGTATTACTCAAGATAAGCAAATGAACGACGTACCGACTTGCAGTTGGAACGAGCAACCAAATGTGAATTCCTCAGGTCAAGGGGAAAACGCTGTCCCTGAAAAAATGCAGCTTACAGAGCTAAAGCCTTCACAGCTGCGTAACGATGCCATGGACGATGAAATACTCAAAGAGCTTCAAGCAATGTTTGAACCGGCAAACGACGAGGCAAACATTTTCGAATGGAGTGAAGATCAGGGACAAGTAAAGGCTATTATTAGTGAAATTGAACAAGCGGATTTAAGCAAGGGTCAACACAAAACATCTCACACGCTGGAAGCCGCACAGAATACTCCTAGCCCTCGGAttgatggcaaccgtttggcAGAAGCAATTGCACCAAATTTGCCCCCCGACCCGGAAGATTTGCGCCGCAGCATGTGGCCGTGCGAGTTACACATGCAGAGAATGAAGTTGAGGGGTTTACTTGTTAGGATTGCTGAAGACGATTACCGGCGGTATGAGAATCTCGTTCAGTCACAATTTGTAACACTGTTTGGCGAGGATGACGGAGAGGAGCAGGATCTCGGCCCGTACAGTCCCTCGATCGAGCTGAACGATGTGCTCGTATCGAGCTGTCGGCAGCGCATTGCCAAATGGGTGGTGCAAGCGTTAATGCGTCCGTTGAACGATGGTCTGATCGAGAATCGGTTCCTGTTTAAAAAGCTTGCCAAAAGACTGGCTGACAATATCATCTACTTAAATCAGTATCCTG ATAGGCGATTTGTACGTGACTACATAACTGACTATTTCTGCGCGCATTCAAACATAAAGAATATCAACGACATAACCTAA
- the LOC131289577 gene encoding abasic site processing protein HMCES encodes MCGRTCLTLEPKELEGCCKYRKNEESKPEAPRYRNEFNCGKKYTPSFNVAPTDVTPVLVSAVHFDDSTDSADRLLVPMMWGMVPWWHKGDYGKHGLTTNNCRLEGLAISKLYGRPLAAGQRCVILCEGFYEWQTVKQMKASDRPAFYVHMPQAGKVKVEDKTTWKGDDGEQLQLLRMAGLFDVWENVHGDKLYSYTVITFETVGKFAEIHHRTPAILETDEQVSDWLDFKRVPANRAINLLQPPKVLQWFRVSNIVNNSRNKSAQCNKPIQEGSTKSPLVPKSKLMQSWLVVKKRKVEETDDKPSVKKELEHEPREKKPKPDPDNC; translated from the exons ATGTGCGGTCGCACTTGTTT AACGCTTGAACCAAAGGAGTTGGAAGGTTGCTGCAAGTATAGGAAAAATGAGGAAAGCAAACCAGAAGCACCACGCTATCGCAACGAGTTCAATTGTGGCAAAAAGTACACACCTTCGTTCAACGTGGCCCCCACAGACGTAACACCGGTGCTGGTTTCCGCTGTACACTTCGATGATTCAACCGATTCTGCCGACCGCTTGTTGGTGCCAATGATGTGGGGTATGGTACCCTGGTGGCACAAGGGAGACTATGGAAAACACGGCCTAACAACCAACAACTGTCGACTGGAGGGGCTGGCAATCTCAAAACTCTACGGTCGACCACTTGCCGCTGGCCAACGCTGTGTAATACTATGCGAAGGTTTCTACGAGTGGCAAACAGTCAAGCAGATGAAAGCTTCCGATCGCCCCGCTTTCTACGTCCACATGCCACAGGCTGGGAAGGTGAAGGTGGAAGACAAAACCACCTGGAAAGGCGACGACGGAGAACAACTACAGCTTTTGCGAATGGCGGGTCTATTCGATGTCTGGGAAAATGTGCACGGAGACAAACTGTATAGCTACACGGTGATCACGTTCGAGACAGTGGGTAAGTTTGCAGAAATACATCATCGCACGCCGGCAATTCTCGAAACGGATGAGCAGGTTTCGGATTGGTTAGATTTTAAGCGCGTCCCGGCCAATAGGGCGATAAACCTTCTACAGCCTCCCAAAGTGCTGCAATGGTTTCGTGTGTCCAATATCGTCAATAACTCGCGCAACAAGTCAGCACAATGCAACAAACCCATACAGGAAGGAAGTACAAAATCACCCCTGGTTCCTAAAAGTAAACTCATGCAGTCTTGGCTGGTAgtaaagaaacgaaaagtCGAGGAAACTGATGATAAACCAAGTGTAAAAAAAGAATTAGAGCATGAACCACGGGAGAAGAAACCCAAACCAGATCCCGATAATTGCTGA